A window of the Falco biarmicus isolate bFalBia1 chromosome 10, bFalBia1.pri, whole genome shotgun sequence genome harbors these coding sequences:
- the FADD gene encoding FAS-associated death domain protein isoform X2, which yields MDPFLALLHHFSTRLSSRELDSLKFLCWGKIGKRKLESVESGGDLFSILLEQQLITSTDVSFLQGLLVSIEREDLVSQLKQFVEEGEVTTPEDEPDVHEKRLQKAAIEVIHENVGRDWKMLMRKLGLSEVKLDRIVAAHPFSLQEQVVQALREWQKWKGKDAKC from the exons ATGGATCCCTTTCTGGCCCTGCTGCACCACTTCTCCACCAGGCTGTCGAGCAGGGAGCTTGATTCCCTCAAGTTTCTCTGCTGGGGGAAGATTGGGAAAAGGAAGCTGGAGTCGGTGGAGAGTGGCGGGGATCTCTTCAGCATCCTCCTCGAGCAGCAGCTGATCACAAGCACCGACGTGTCGTTTCTTCAGGGTTTGCTTGTCAGCATCGAAAGGGAAGATCTGGTCTCTCAGCTAAAGCAGTTCGTGGAGGAAGGGGAAGTTACTACACCTGAGGACGAACCTGATGTGCACGAAAAAC GTCTTCAGAAGGCAGCTATTGAAGTCATACATGAAAACGTTGGGAGAGACTGGAAAATGCTGATGCGAAAACTTGGCCTTTCTGAAGTGAAACTTGACAGGATAGTGGCAGCCCATCCCTTCAGCTTGCAGGAGCAGGTGGTTCAGGCGCTTCGAGAGTGGCAGAAGTGGAAGGGAAAAGATGCAAAG TGTTGA
- the FADD gene encoding FAS-associated death domain protein isoform X1 codes for MDPFLALLHHFSTRLSSRELDSLKFLCWGKIGKRKLESVESGGDLFSILLEQQLITSTDVSFLQGLLVSIEREDLVSQLKQFVEEGEVTTPEDEPDVHEKRLQKAAIEVIHENVGRDWKMLMRKLGLSEVKLDRIVAAHPFSLQEQVVQALREWQKWKGKDAKVTDLIKALRDCHMNLVADRVEQKLLPLNNGTR; via the exons ATGGATCCCTTTCTGGCCCTGCTGCACCACTTCTCCACCAGGCTGTCGAGCAGGGAGCTTGATTCCCTCAAGTTTCTCTGCTGGGGGAAGATTGGGAAAAGGAAGCTGGAGTCGGTGGAGAGTGGCGGGGATCTCTTCAGCATCCTCCTCGAGCAGCAGCTGATCACAAGCACCGACGTGTCGTTTCTTCAGGGTTTGCTTGTCAGCATCGAAAGGGAAGATCTGGTCTCTCAGCTAAAGCAGTTCGTGGAGGAAGGGGAAGTTACTACACCTGAGGACGAACCTGATGTGCACGAAAAAC GTCTTCAGAAGGCAGCTATTGAAGTCATACATGAAAACGTTGGGAGAGACTGGAAAATGCTGATGCGAAAACTTGGCCTTTCTGAAGTGAAACTTGACAGGATAGTGGCAGCCCATCCCTTCAGCTTGCAGGAGCAGGTGGTTCAGGCGCTTCGAGAGTGGCAGAAGTGGAAGGGAAAAGATGCAAAGGTGACTGACTTAATAAAAGCTCTTCGGGACTGTCATATGAATTTGGTGGCAGACAGAGTTGAACAGAAGCTCTTGCCGCTGAACAATGGAACCAGGtga